The Kribbella jejuensis region GGACCGGTGTCGCAATGGACGTCGGATCCGTTCGAGCCGACCGAGCGCGACGACCGCCTGTACGGGCGGGGCGCCGCCGACGACAAGGCCGGAATCGCCGCGCACCTCGCCGCCGTACGGGCCTTCGGCAACGATCTGCCGGTGGGCGTGACGGTGTTCGTCGAGGGCGAGGAGGAGATCGGCTCGCCGACCCTGCTGCAACTGCTCGACGAGTACGCCGACGAGCTGGCCGCGGACGCGATCGTGATCGCCGACTCCGGCAACTGGGAAGTCGGGACGCCGGCGCTGACGGTATCGCTGCGCGGGCTGGTCGAGGCGTACGTCGAGGTGCGGACGCTTGATCACGCCGTCCACTCCGGGCTGTTCGGCGGCCCCGTCCCCGACGCGCTCTCCGCGCTGTGCCGGCTGCTCGCGACCCTGCACGACGACAAGGGCGACGTCGCGGTCGACGGCCTGCACGCGTCCCGCGCCGCCGACGTGGTGTACCCGGAGGACCGGCTGCGCGCCGAGTCGTCCGTACTGGACTCCGTCCGGCTGACCGGCTCCGGTTCGCTCGTCGACCGGCTCTGGACCCGGCCCGCCGTCGCCGTGGTCGGCATCGACGCTCCGTCGGTGGCCGAGGCCAGCAACACGTTGGTACCGGTGGCCCGGGCCAAGGTCAGCCTGCGCGTCGCTCCTGGCGACGACGCGGTGAAGGCGAGTGCCGCACTTCGTGACCACTTGGAGAACAACGCGCCCTGGGGCGCGAAGGTCACCGTGACCGAGGGCCAGACCGGCCAGCCCTGCAGCGTGAACGCCCGCGGCGCCGGGTACGAAGCGGCCCGTTCCGCCTTCCAGGAAGCCTGGGGCGTCGAGCCGGTCGACATGGGGATGGGCGGCTCGATCCCGTTCATCGCGGAGTTCCAGCAGGCCTTCCCGCAGGCGACCATCCTGGTCACCGGCGTCGAGGACCCGGACACCCGCGCGCACGGCATCGACGAGGGCCTGCACCTCGCCGAGTTCCGCAAGGTCTGCCTCGCCGAGGCCCTGTTGTTGCGAAACCTGTCCGAGCAGTCGTCATGAGGCTTTCCGGCGACCCAGTGTTTGGCATAGGTTTCGGCGAGTGAAGATCGCAGTCGTACGGGAGACCAGACCGGCCGAGCGCCGGGTCGCGCTGGTGCCGGAACATGTCGCGAAACTGATCGAGCTCGGATACGAGGTCGCGGTCGAGCCGGCCGCCGG contains the following coding sequences:
- a CDS encoding dipeptidase gives rise to the protein MSDLSAAIDRVLPSVRADLEDLIRIPSVSYEPARAADVQRSAEATAALFHAEGFEVKIVRSNDGAPAVIAKKPAPAGKPTVLLYAHHDVQPTGPVSQWTSDPFEPTERDDRLYGRGAADDKAGIAAHLAAVRAFGNDLPVGVTVFVEGEEEIGSPTLLQLLDEYADELAADAIVIADSGNWEVGTPALTVSLRGLVEAYVEVRTLDHAVHSGLFGGPVPDALSALCRLLATLHDDKGDVAVDGLHASRAADVVYPEDRLRAESSVLDSVRLTGSGSLVDRLWTRPAVAVVGIDAPSVAEASNTLVPVARAKVSLRVAPGDDAVKASAALRDHLENNAPWGAKVTVTEGQTGQPCSVNARGAGYEAARSAFQEAWGVEPVDMGMGGSIPFIAEFQQAFPQATILVTGVEDPDTRAHGIDEGLHLAEFRKVCLAEALLLRNLSEQSS